In the Anaeromyxobacter sp. genome, GAGCCGCTCACCTCCAAGCCCGGGAGCTACGCCTTCGGGCGTCGCACCGACGCCGACGCGGTGGTGGTGGTGCTGACGGGCGTCCAGTAGGCGAGGCCGGGACGCCACGCCCCCGGCGGTGCGGGGTGCAGCGGCGCCTTCGGCGCTATGGTCCACCCATGCCCCGCCTCCTCGCCGCCCCGCTCCTCTCGCTCCTCGCGCTGGTCGCCTGCACCTCGGGGAGCCCGGCGGCCGACCCCTACCTGTACGCCCCGCCGCCGGCCGCCGTCGTGCCGGCCGGGCTGGAGGCGGCCACCTGGGTCACGCACCTCGAGGACGACCTCTTGCCCTACTGGCGCATGCCAGAGGCCCAGGGCACGCCGGTCGGCAACTTCCCGACCTATCGCGGCATGGACGGGAGCGTGCGGGGAGCCACCAGCCGCAAGCCGCGCATGCTGGGGCGGCAGACCTACGCCTACGCGGTGGGCTACCTGCTCACCGGCGACGAGGCGCTGCTCGACCTCTCCCGCGCCGGCAGCACCTGGCTGCTCGAGCACGCGCTCGACACCACCCGCCGCGGCTGGCACGCCGACCTCGACGCGGCCGGCGCGCCGGCCGGCGACGGGCCGAAGTACGCGCAGGACATGTCCTACGCGGTGATGGGGCCGGCGGCCTACTTCTTCGTCACCCGCGACCCGGCCGCCGAGGCGGCGGTGCTGTCCACCCGCGACCTGCTCTTCGACCCGGCCACCTACTGGGACGCCGAGAACGGCCGCATCCGCGACGGCCGCACCGCCGATCTCGCCGAGGAGCGGGCCATGGACGGCGGCAGCCTGGCGAGCTGGCAGCTGGTGGCGCAGCTCGACCCGGTGACGGCCTTCGGGCTGCTGGTGCAGCCGGCGCTGACCGACCCGGCGCGGCGCGAGCAGGCGCGCGCCGACCTGCGGGCGCTGCAGGCCCTGCTGGTCCGGTCCTTCTTCCGCGACGGCATCTTCTGGGGCGCCACCGGCTCCATCGGCGCCTACGGCAGCAAGCACACCGACTTCGGGCACCTCCTCAAGGCCTACTGGGCGGTGCTGCAGATCGACAAGCGGCTGGCGGACCGGCCGCAGGCGGGGTTCCTGGCCCAGCACGCGCCGGTGGCGCTGCGGCGGGCGCTCGACGCCGCCAACGGGCGCTGGACCAAGGCGCCCACCGGGGTGGAGGGCGTCACCAGCACCGGCTCCGACTGGTGGGCCTACGCCGAGGCCGACCAGCTGGCCGCCACGCTGGCGCTGCACGACCCCGGCTGGATCCCGGTGGTGGACCAGACCTCCACCAACTTCCGCGCCGACTACGTGGACCGGACCCGGCCGGCCCGCGAGGTGGTCCCCGCGGTGGACGCCTTCGGGCGCTGGGCCGGCACCTGGGGCACCACCAACACCGCCAAGTGCAACGACTGGAAGAACGGCTTCCACTCCACCGAGCACGCCCTGGTGATGTTCCTGCTGGGCCACTACCTGGCCGGCACGCCGGCGCCGCCCACTTCGCCTTCCCGGCCGCCCGGGTGGCCGAGCTGGCGGCGAGCGCCACGCCCTACACCTTCCAGGGCACGGTCGCGAGCTTCGACGACCTGGGGCCGCTCGCGGGCGACCCACCCGCCACAAGGTCCGGGTCTGGTTCACGGTGCTTCGGTGAGGCGGGCGGCTCTTCCCCTTCTGCTCCTCGCCGCCTGCGGCCCGGGGCCCAAGGACCCGGCCCTGGCCGGCCCCACCTTCACGGTGGGGGGCCCTCACCTTCCGGGTGGGGTCCACTGGCGTGGTCAAGGAGGCTGGCCTGCTCACCTTCTGGCTCACCAGCAGCCCGGCCACCTGCACCGACATCTTCGCGGCGCCAGGCCACCACCACCTTCTTCTCGCTCGCCATCGAGCCGCCCGCCAGCGGCGCCACCAGCGCCACGGTGGTGCCGACCAAGGCCTTCCCCGCGGAGGGCGAGGCGCTGGGGCGGCTGGAGCGGCGCACCGGCGGCGCGCTCGACGCCCGGGTGGACGCGGCCTCGGGCAGCGTGACCTGGAGCG is a window encoding:
- a CDS encoding AGE family epimerase/isomerase, translated to MPRLLAAPLLSLLALVACTSGSPAADPYLYAPPPAAVVPAGLEAATWVTHLEDDLLPYWRMPEAQGTPVGNFPTYRGMDGSVRGATSRKPRMLGRQTYAYAVGYLLTGDEALLDLSRAGSTWLLEHALDTTRRGWHADLDAAGAPAGDGPKYAQDMSYAVMGPAAYFFVTRDPAAEAAVLSTRDLLFDPATYWDAENGRIRDGRTADLAEERAMDGGSLASWQLVAQLDPVTAFGLLVQPALTDPARREQARADLRALQALLVRSFFRDGIFWGATGSIGAYGSKHTDFGHLLKAYWAVLQIDKRLADRPQAGFLAQHAPVALRRALDAANGRWTKAPTGVEGVTSTGSDWWAYAEADQLAATLALHDPGWIPVVDQTSTNFRADYVDRTRPAREVVPAVDAFGRWAGTWGTTNTAKCNDWKNGFHSTEHALVMFLLGHYLAGTPAPPTSPSRPPGWPSWRRAPRPTPSRARSRASTTWGRSRATHPPQGPGLVHGASVRRAALPLLLLAACGPGPKDPALAGPTFTVGGPHLPGGVHWRGQGGWPAHLLAHQQPGHLHRHLRGARPPPPSSRSPSSRPPAAPPAPRWCRPRPSPRRARRWGGWSGAPAARSTPGWTRPRAA